The nucleotide sequence CACGCGCCTGCGTCCCCAGTTTTTTGGCGTCCTCCCTGATGGCGCGCGGATCAAACCCGTTAACGCCAAGCTCGCAGCAATGGCCCACAAGCCAGGTTTCCATAAAGACCGCGTCCATTTCGGCATGAAACTGCAGGGCAAGCTGTCCCGGCCCGGGACGAAAAGCCTGATGCGGCGTTATGGCCGTCGAGGCCAGCAAATCGCAACCGCGCGGCAGGTCAAAGGTATCGCCGTGCCAGTGCAGTACGGGCGCGCCGGCAAGCTCCGCCAGGGGGCCGCTGACGCCCGCAGGGGTCAGCTCAACCCGTCCCCAGCCAATTTCCTTGGCTGCACCGGGGTACACGTCGGCATCCAGGGCGCTGGCCATGAGCTGCGCCCCGAGGCAAATGCCCAACAGGGGCCGCCCAGAGGCAAGCCTGCCAGCCACAAGCGCTTTTTCTTCAGTAAGGAAGGGATACAGATCGTCCTGATACACGCCGATGGGGCCGCCCAGAACAACCGCCAGATCAGCGTCCTTCCACAGCTCGTGCGTCAGGGGCACAACCCCGGCCTGCACATAGCTGATGGCGAACCCCGCCTCTTCGATGGGCTGCGCAAACACGCCCAGATTTTCAAAAGCCACATGCTGTATGGCAACGCAACGCTTCATACTGTCTCCCAATGCTTAAATGCCGTGCACTCAATACACCCAAGCATAACTCGGGGCCGGGGGCACATCCCGCGCCCGCCAGTTGGCGGGCGCTCTGAACGCCAGGGGGAAGCTGCGCGCGCTCAGCAAACCAAAACAAAACATCCTGCTGTCTGTCGGACCCGGCAGGCGAGGGCTGTCATCTCACCGGGATATCGTACCCAGCTTGCAGATGAAGCGCAAGAATGACCCGGCGTCCCGAAAAAACAACTTGCTACCTTTTTATTTTTTTTGTTACTACACAACCAGCACGTCATGACATTGCGGCAACCCCTCC is from Desulfovibrio desulfuricans and encodes:
- a CDS encoding glutamine amidotransferase gives rise to the protein MKRCVAIQHVAFENLGVFAQPIEEAGFAISYVQAGVVPLTHELWKDADLAVVLGGPIGVYQDDLYPFLTEEKALVAGRLASGRPLLGICLGAQLMASALDADVYPGAAKEIGWGRVELTPAGVSGPLAELAGAPVLHWHGDTFDLPRGCDLLASTAITPHQAFRPGPGQLALQFHAEMDAVFMETWLVGHCCELGVNGFDPRAIREDAKKLGTQARVAGQSFMRRWLAEEVR